The Sorangiineae bacterium MSr11367 genome window below encodes:
- a CDS encoding MATE family efflux transporter, whose protein sequence is MSCTAAMATAPISQVTTTSIDFDANRYKTILWLAMPTVFAMLSQSFVNEIDVFFFAHLPHPDSSNGQAALFPSLIIVWLFGGSLSALSVGTQALAARRYAEGDHAGAGAVLTNATFFCVVMGAVLSVVGYLAVPSILGFMLKNPGVLATATAYARWRLLGVIGMATTMAVKSFFDGIGKTYVHLVAALIMNVFNVLFCWMFIFGRLGAPAMGAPGAGLGAFLATWIGLLIMLWFARQVRQDFSLFRRAHLSAKLNWDILKLSIPAALANIIMMGGFALFSKVVGQLDESAINAAGGIAEAVNGAATTDIVAILKLTFTACIAFGTATATLVGQSLGARRPDDASAFGWASVKLGLVLFGFIGLCEGLIFTPQILHFLSHSPAVREAALTPMRMMGVMTPIIAVAMILSEALFGAGNPKFVAVAQFLLVFFCLLPFAYVLGIVLNLGLTGIWAAACIYAGLAAVVMTLKFRAGAWKKIRL, encoded by the coding sequence ATGAGCTGCACCGCAGCAATGGCGACCGCCCCGATTTCGCAAGTCACCACCACGTCCATCGACTTCGATGCGAATCGGTACAAGACGATCTTATGGCTCGCGATGCCCACGGTCTTCGCGATGCTCTCGCAGAGTTTCGTCAACGAGATCGACGTCTTCTTCTTCGCGCACCTGCCGCACCCCGACAGCTCGAACGGACAAGCTGCACTTTTCCCCTCGCTGATCATCGTGTGGCTTTTCGGCGGCTCCTTGAGCGCGCTGAGCGTCGGCACGCAGGCCCTCGCCGCCCGCCGCTACGCCGAAGGTGACCATGCCGGCGCCGGCGCCGTGCTCACCAATGCCACCTTCTTTTGCGTGGTGATGGGGGCCGTCCTTTCCGTCGTCGGCTACCTCGCCGTCCCGAGCATCCTCGGGTTCATGCTGAAAAACCCGGGCGTGCTGGCCACGGCCACGGCTTATGCCCGCTGGCGCCTGCTCGGCGTCATCGGCATGGCCACGACCATGGCCGTGAAGTCGTTCTTCGATGGCATCGGCAAGACGTACGTCCACCTCGTGGCGGCGCTCATCATGAACGTGTTCAACGTTCTCTTTTGCTGGATGTTCATCTTCGGCCGCCTGGGCGCCCCCGCCATGGGCGCGCCCGGCGCTGGCCTCGGCGCCTTCTTGGCCACGTGGATCGGCCTGCTCATCATGCTCTGGTTCGCGCGCCAGGTCCGCCAGGACTTCTCGCTCTTCCGGCGCGCACACCTCTCCGCCAAGCTGAATTGGGACATCCTCAAGCTGTCCATTCCCGCGGCGCTGGCGAACATCATCATGATGGGCGGCTTCGCCCTCTTCTCGAAGGTCGTCGGCCAGCTCGACGAAAGCGCCATCAACGCCGCAGGCGGCATCGCCGAAGCGGTCAACGGCGCGGCCACGACCGACATCGTGGCCATCCTCAAGCTGACCTTCACGGCCTGCATCGCCTTCGGCACCGCCACGGCGACACTCGTGGGCCAATCCCTCGGCGCACGCCGCCCCGACGATGCATCGGCCTTCGGCTGGGCAAGCGTCAAACTCGGACTGGTGCTCTTCGGCTTCATTGGCCTTTGCGAGGGCCTCATCTTCACCCCGCAGATCCTGCACTTCCTCAGCCACTCCCCCGCGGTGCGCGAAGCCGCCTTGACCCCCATGCGCATGATGGGCGTCATGACCCCCATCATCGCCGTCGCGATGATCCTGAGCGAAGCGTTGTTCGGCGCCGGCAACCCGAAGTTCGTCGCCGTCGCGCAATTCCTCCTCGTCTTCTTCTGCCTCCTGCCCTTCGCCTACGTCCTGGGCATCGTCCTGAACCTAGGCCTCACCGGCATCTGGGCCGCCGCCTGCATCTACGCCGGCCTCGCCGCCGTCGTCATGACGCTGAAGTTCCGCGCCGGCGCCTGGAAGAAGATCCGCCTTTAG
- a CDS encoding HEAT repeat domain-containing protein gives MSEKVRAGWHFAGMTAVLAIVAGCGGSPAMRAAERGDWAALRARIADAHRTGKLTNAEATDLARKVARREIATAPANRAVARVRDVSGCARELDGVLSSRMDVHDDAGAEAAWMRIDSGELGLGSARSYTGDATDAWRAVGARGLSRKKDAQARLAAMGDGSPRVRRAAMRASADADPDDATDAEVELLATVARVDPEGIVRSDAVHALASIGGEKVVAKLRDLWTNGDDGVREAIAVAWSSPRVYAHGGAEPLRLLVAAEHGPGAIEAASAASRQEKVEPAIRSSSVALLARTIVSGSRRDRLHAMSIAPLAEPDIVEAFRKAAKDGSGGSDREMEIAAQARLLGSAPDRAAAIQVLEVRAGEDTGRLAVNARTALANAGHLRIQAWIERDLAAHDPWIRLQAAASLGALGRAARGAPLLADADPEVRTRAACTLIMASRIKSTNR, from the coding sequence ATGAGCGAAAAAGTTCGAGCCGGGTGGCACTTCGCGGGAATGACGGCAGTGCTCGCGATCGTAGCAGGCTGCGGTGGTTCCCCGGCGATGCGTGCCGCCGAGCGTGGCGACTGGGCCGCCCTGCGCGCCCGGATCGCGGATGCACATCGCACCGGCAAGCTGACCAACGCCGAGGCGACCGATCTCGCGCGCAAAGTGGCTCGGCGCGAAATCGCGACTGCGCCGGCGAATCGCGCGGTGGCGCGCGTGCGTGACGTGAGTGGGTGCGCACGCGAGTTGGACGGTGTGCTGTCCTCCCGCATGGACGTGCACGACGATGCCGGTGCCGAGGCGGCGTGGATGCGCATCGACTCGGGGGAGCTTGGCCTCGGCAGCGCGCGCTCGTACACCGGCGATGCGACCGATGCGTGGCGCGCGGTGGGGGCGCGCGGGCTCTCTCGGAAAAAAGATGCGCAGGCGCGCCTTGCGGCGATGGGCGATGGCAGTCCGCGGGTGCGGCGGGCCGCCATGCGCGCATCGGCCGATGCGGATCCCGACGATGCGACGGACGCGGAGGTGGAGCTTCTCGCAACGGTGGCCCGGGTCGATCCCGAAGGCATCGTGCGCTCGGACGCGGTGCATGCGCTGGCCTCCATCGGTGGCGAGAAGGTCGTCGCCAAGCTGCGCGATCTCTGGACCAACGGCGACGACGGCGTGCGTGAAGCGATTGCCGTCGCGTGGAGCTCTCCGCGCGTGTACGCGCACGGCGGTGCGGAACCGCTGCGTCTCTTGGTGGCCGCGGAGCATGGTCCGGGGGCCATCGAGGCCGCGTCCGCGGCGTCCCGCCAGGAGAAGGTGGAGCCGGCGATCCGCAGTTCGTCCGTGGCCCTTCTCGCGCGCACCATCGTGAGTGGCTCGCGGCGCGACCGCCTTCATGCGATGTCCATCGCGCCGCTGGCGGAGCCGGACATCGTGGAGGCCTTTCGAAAGGCCGCGAAGGATGGAAGCGGCGGCAGCGATCGCGAGATGGAAATTGCGGCCCAGGCGCGGCTGTTGGGCAGTGCGCCCGACCGAGCGGCTGCAATCCAGGTGCTCGAGGTGCGGGCGGGCGAAGACACGGGTCGCCTGGCCGTGAATGCGCGGACGGCTTTGGCCAATGCTGGCCATCTACGTATTCAGGCGTGGATCGAGCGTGACCTTGCCGCGCACGATCCGTGGATACGGCTTCAGGCGGCGGCTTCGCTGGGGGCGCTGGGTCGGGCTGCGCGCGGGGCTCCGCTCTTGGCCGATGCCGATCCGGAGGTGCGAACGCGCGCCGCGTGCACCCTCATCATGGCCTCACGAATCAAATCGACGAATCGTTGA
- a CDS encoding TRAP transporter large permease produces MSAVAQAKPSSGAKVGLSLVGLFVLLVAWGGGLVAALVVALALLGTPLFAIMGGASEIAWLMHRDAAYHHLRYIAPTVLDERFAGSPILVTIPLFTFVGYVMAESKTPDRIVRASSAFFGWMPGGLAIVCIVASAFFTTLTGGSGVTIVAIGGLLYPALRKQGYSDAFALGLVTTGGSLGLLLPPSLPILVYSLVAGIDFNKTFKAGLLPGVLVMVMLGVYAAYVGMREKVKLSPISGREMLAALWLLKWELLIPVIILGGLGTGLTSLDESAGLAALYTLGIEVFIYKDLSLKKDLPRLAKSSMALAGAVILILAMANALINYVIQEHIPNQVLDFMVKLGLTKTWQFLIVLNVFLLVLGMLMDGFSAILVAVPLILPFAARFNLGPFHMAMIFLLNLEIAYCCPPLGLNLFISSFRFNRPVVDLYKIVVPFAGILALALVMVSYIPALSDVTIRRDIREARETAARVNSPPREAWLLECVQEDRTNPLPCTEEDRKKWPGGQLPEPAVATPQAPAAGAEPSSEPGTDSEDEELLKLMRGGDAGTTAPAPSSEGSGEINEEELLKQMQGGGDGG; encoded by the coding sequence GTGAGTGCGGTGGCGCAAGCAAAGCCCTCGTCGGGCGCCAAAGTCGGTCTGTCGTTGGTGGGGCTCTTCGTGCTCCTGGTGGCCTGGGGCGGAGGCTTGGTGGCGGCGTTGGTGGTCGCGCTGGCGCTGCTCGGCACGCCGCTGTTCGCCATCATGGGCGGCGCCAGCGAGATTGCGTGGCTCATGCACCGCGATGCGGCGTACCACCATTTGCGCTACATCGCTCCTACGGTGCTGGACGAGCGTTTCGCGGGCTCGCCCATCCTGGTGACGATTCCGCTTTTTACCTTCGTCGGCTACGTGATGGCCGAATCGAAGACGCCGGACCGCATCGTGCGGGCGTCGAGCGCGTTTTTCGGGTGGATGCCCGGCGGGCTCGCCATCGTGTGCATCGTGGCGAGCGCGTTCTTCACGACGCTGACGGGCGGCAGCGGTGTGACCATCGTGGCCATCGGCGGGCTGCTCTACCCGGCGCTGCGAAAGCAGGGATACTCGGATGCGTTTGCTTTGGGGTTGGTGACCACGGGCGGGTCACTCGGCCTTTTGCTCCCGCCGTCGCTGCCGATTCTCGTGTATTCGCTGGTCGCGGGCATCGACTTCAACAAGACGTTCAAGGCGGGGCTTCTGCCGGGCGTGCTCGTGATGGTCATGCTCGGGGTGTATGCCGCCTACGTCGGCATGCGCGAAAAGGTGAAGCTGTCGCCGATCAGCGGGCGGGAGATGCTTGCGGCGTTGTGGCTCCTCAAGTGGGAGCTGCTCATTCCGGTGATCATCCTGGGTGGCTTGGGCACGGGTCTGACCTCGCTCGACGAGAGCGCGGGGCTCGCGGCGCTGTACACGCTGGGGATCGAGGTGTTCATCTACAAGGATCTCTCGCTGAAGAAAGACCTTCCGCGCCTGGCGAAGTCGTCGATGGCCTTGGCCGGCGCCGTGATTCTGATTTTGGCGATGGCCAATGCGCTCATCAATTACGTGATTCAGGAGCACATTCCGAATCAGGTGTTGGATTTCATGGTCAAGTTGGGATTGACCAAGACGTGGCAATTCTTGATTGTGCTCAACGTCTTTTTGCTTGTGTTGGGCATGCTCATGGATGGCTTTAGTGCCATTTTGGTGGCCGTCCCCCTCATTTTACCCTTCGCCGCGCGCTTCAATTTGGGGCCGTTCCACATGGCCATGATCTTTCTCCTCAATCTGGAGATTGCCTATTGCTGCCCGCCGCTGGGCCTCAATCTGTTCATATCGAGTTTCCGCTTCAACCGGCCCGTGGTCGATCTGTACAAGATCGTCGTGCCCTTTGCGGGCATTCTGGCCTTGGCCCTGGTGATGGTGAGCTACATTCCAGCCTTGAGCGACGTCACCATCCGCCGCGACATCCGCGAAGCCCGCGAGACGGCGGCGCGGGTCAACTCACCGCCGCGCGAAGCCTGGCTCCTCGAGTGCGTGCAAGAGGACCGTACGAACCCGCTTCCCTGCACGGAGGAGGACCGCAAAAAGTGGCCCGGTGGTCAGCTCCCCGAGCCGGCAGTGGCCACGCCGCAGGCACCGGCCGCGGGCGCGGAGCCCTCGTCGGAGCCGGGGACCGACAGCGAGGACGAGGAGCTCCTCAAATTGATGCGCGGCGGCGACGCCGGAACCACCGCGCCGGCTCCGTCGTCGGAGGGGAGTGGTGAGATCAACGAGGAGGAGCTGCTGAAGCAGATGCAGGGCGGCGGCGATGGTGGCTAG
- a CDS encoding TRAP transporter TatT component family protein, giving the protein MSSSSMRSFLRRCLPLATLATVSLFGTGCIKSMLTNGQISATRQASSSFNTIGDYELARSAASAGLTQFEGMHVLAPDNEDALFLLTKGWVGYAYGFPEDDFEAASDAGDDDLAEYHKKRARMAYERAIFYGIELLKAHASGFDDAKKNDATLRQWLDKNFTSKDDAETLFWLGYGWLGRVNIAKDDPVLVADLFVGVALLDRSAKLDPTVMHYGAQTAIAAYHARSAVAELDLSKTQFEDVLTKTQHKSLVVQLNYATRYACLKGDRGLYEKLINEVLSAEDPDPEQRLTNTVAKRRAKRALGKTRMSDCGFDMSAPAPKPNPSKT; this is encoded by the coding sequence ATGAGCTCGTCGTCGATGCGATCGTTCCTCCGGCGCTGTCTCCCCCTCGCAACCCTCGCCACCGTAAGCCTCTTCGGCACCGGGTGCATCAAGTCGATGCTCACCAATGGCCAGATCAGTGCCACGCGGCAGGCCTCCTCGAGCTTCAACACGATTGGCGATTACGAATTGGCCAGGAGCGCGGCGTCGGCCGGGCTGACGCAATTCGAAGGCATGCATGTCCTCGCCCCGGACAACGAAGATGCGCTGTTTCTGCTCACCAAAGGGTGGGTGGGTTACGCCTACGGGTTCCCGGAGGACGACTTCGAGGCGGCGTCGGATGCGGGCGACGACGATTTGGCGGAGTACCACAAGAAGCGCGCGCGCATGGCCTACGAGCGGGCCATCTTCTATGGCATCGAGCTCCTCAAAGCCCATGCAAGCGGCTTCGACGACGCGAAGAAGAACGACGCGACCCTGCGCCAATGGCTCGACAAGAACTTCACCTCGAAGGACGACGCCGAAACCCTGTTTTGGCTTGGCTACGGCTGGCTCGGGCGCGTGAACATCGCCAAAGACGATCCGGTGCTCGTGGCCGATCTCTTCGTCGGGGTGGCCCTGCTCGATCGCAGTGCCAAGCTCGATCCGACGGTGATGCATTACGGCGCCCAAACGGCGATTGCCGCCTACCATGCGCGTTCCGCGGTGGCGGAATTGGACCTCTCGAAAACGCAATTCGAGGACGTGCTCACCAAGACCCAGCACAAATCGCTTGTTGTTCAGCTTAATTACGCAACGCGTTATGCTTGTTTGAAGGGCGACCGCGGGCTTTACGAAAAGCTGATCAACGAAGTGCTCTCGGCCGAAGATCCGGACCCGGAACAGCGCCTGACCAACACCGTGGCAAAACGCCGCGCCAAGCGGGCCCTCGGAAAAACGCGCATGTCGGATTGCGGATTCGATATGTCGGCGCCGGCGCCGAAGCCAAATCCCTCGAAGACCTGA
- the dctP gene encoding TRAP transporter substrate-binding protein DctP has translation MLRRLVVMLAVFAVVLGAATTARAEGTTLKIGTLAPKESPWGKVFTVWQKGFKERTGGAAEIQFFFNGTQGDEAAMVGKIRTGQLDGAAVTAIGLGQIYKQVLILQVPGLFSSWEKLDAARAKFKPTIDAEFEKAGFKNIGEGDVGVAHIMSKGFPVKVPADLKKRGTCFIQGDPIVPMLYSLIGEVTPRAVQIPEITGNLTSGAVNVIVSPSLAAEQLQWSPQLTHINTMTSGYAIGALVFSSAKVKSLPADVQTALQETGAITGKALTNSIRAADKAAYERLAVGNPKANTPPRMTPYSPTAAEKAEWDKLANDTKNKLKGNPFDANLMAQVEAAGK, from the coding sequence ATGCTTCGTAGATTGGTCGTGATGCTCGCGGTGTTTGCCGTCGTTTTGGGGGCGGCAACCACGGCGCGGGCCGAAGGGACAACCCTCAAGATAGGGACTCTGGCCCCCAAAGAGTCCCCGTGGGGCAAGGTCTTCACCGTTTGGCAGAAGGGATTCAAGGAGCGCACGGGTGGCGCGGCCGAGATTCAATTCTTCTTCAACGGAACCCAGGGGGACGAGGCAGCCATGGTCGGGAAAATCCGCACCGGGCAGCTCGACGGGGCGGCGGTCACCGCCATCGGTCTCGGTCAGATTTACAAGCAAGTGCTCATCCTGCAGGTCCCCGGCCTCTTTTCGTCCTGGGAAAAGCTCGACGCGGCCCGTGCGAAATTCAAGCCGACCATCGATGCGGAGTTCGAGAAGGCGGGCTTCAAGAACATTGGTGAGGGCGACGTCGGCGTGGCCCACATCATGTCGAAGGGCTTTCCCGTCAAGGTGCCCGCCGACTTGAAGAAGCGGGGCACGTGTTTCATCCAAGGCGATCCCATCGTGCCGATGCTCTATTCGCTGATTGGCGAGGTGACGCCGCGAGCCGTGCAGATCCCCGAAATTACGGGCAATCTCACCTCGGGGGCGGTCAACGTCATCGTGAGCCCGTCGCTGGCGGCCGAGCAACTTCAGTGGTCGCCGCAACTCACGCACATCAATACGATGACGTCGGGTTATGCGATTGGTGCCTTGGTGTTCTCCTCGGCCAAGGTGAAGTCGCTGCCCGCCGACGTGCAGACCGCGCTGCAGGAGACGGGGGCCATCACCGGCAAGGCGCTGACGAACAGCATCCGTGCGGCCGACAAGGCGGCGTACGAGCGGCTGGCCGTCGGCAATCCGAAGGCCAACACGCCCCCTCGCATGACGCCCTACTCGCCGACCGCGGCGGAGAAGGCGGAGTGGGACAAGCTGGCCAACGACACGAAGAACAAGTTGAAGGGCAATCCCTTCGACGCGAACCTGATGGCCCAGGTGGAGGCAGCGGGGAAGTAG
- a CDS encoding tetratricopeptide repeat protein, with protein sequence MEKDHKADVARVDALTKTIEQQKQEMATLRADLDATRERLDNATRAYADKDEDIVAQKNRVNSLTGKMDESTRAVEDLRKEVGSVREEVNGRLDELKRAQEVQPTKPPPVNIPADKAQHYSATEAAYAQKDWGLTRTLGREYVQRYPTDDRTDDVLFLMGDADLLEGRPATALGEFNRVLKLNPKSNVLDKTLYAMGQAYLMLHDCNDAKLAFQSCVNRYPKQKIGIDAKQQIATIDKKPPGLCAPQ encoded by the coding sequence ATGGAGAAGGATCACAAGGCGGACGTGGCGCGGGTCGATGCGCTCACGAAGACGATCGAGCAGCAAAAGCAGGAGATGGCGACGTTGCGCGCTGATCTCGATGCGACGCGCGAGCGGCTCGACAATGCGACGCGGGCGTACGCCGACAAGGACGAGGACATCGTCGCCCAGAAGAACCGGGTGAACTCGCTCACCGGCAAGATGGACGAGAGCACCCGTGCGGTGGAAGACCTGCGCAAGGAAGTCGGTTCGGTGCGCGAGGAAGTGAATGGGCGTCTCGACGAGTTGAAGCGCGCCCAGGAAGTGCAACCGACCAAGCCTCCGCCCGTGAACATCCCGGCGGACAAGGCGCAGCACTACTCGGCGACCGAGGCGGCGTACGCGCAGAAGGACTGGGGGCTCACCCGCACCTTGGGGCGTGAGTACGTGCAGCGGTATCCGACGGACGATCGCACGGACGACGTGCTGTTCCTGATGGGCGACGCGGACTTGCTCGAGGGGCGTCCGGCCACGGCGTTGGGCGAGTTCAACCGCGTGCTGAAGCTCAACCCTAAGTCCAATGTGCTCGACAAAACGCTGTACGCGATGGGGCAGGCGTACCTGATGCTGCATGACTGCAACGACGCCAAGTTGGCGTTTCAGTCGTGCGTGAATCGGTACCCGAAGCAGAAGATCGGGATCGACGCAAAGCAGCAAATCGCCACCATCGACAAGAAGCCGCCGGGTCTCTGCGCACCGCAGTGA
- a CDS encoding OmpA family protein, with product MTLSSTQSAHGKVRSPQAAALRMFAWVTLVVVCVFVGCGGPKWPNCDNDEHCNAEGHKGVCLNGKCVDCRDDKGCATGQKCESGQCLAVVGYCDDKKACPGGAPCVNNRCQDKVAEVRECSDEKPCPQGSRCENGHCVKPPQGGPGCSDFPAPKFDFEQSTLRDMSKQTLTRLVGCLTTGPLKGSRVLLTGHCDNRGEYEFNMSLGAERAEVIKNFLAAAGVGSDRVATSSRGKLDAVGTDEAGWENDRRVDIEIR from the coding sequence ATGACTCTTTCCAGCACGCAATCCGCCCACGGAAAGGTGCGCAGTCCGCAAGCCGCGGCGCTTCGCATGTTCGCGTGGGTTACGCTGGTGGTCGTCTGCGTCTTTGTCGGATGCGGCGGTCCCAAATGGCCCAATTGCGACAACGACGAGCACTGCAACGCCGAAGGTCACAAAGGCGTTTGCCTCAATGGAAAGTGCGTCGACTGTCGCGATGACAAGGGCTGCGCCACCGGACAGAAGTGCGAATCCGGCCAGTGCTTGGCCGTCGTCGGTTACTGCGACGACAAGAAAGCGTGCCCCGGCGGTGCGCCGTGCGTGAACAATCGCTGCCAGGACAAGGTGGCCGAGGTTCGCGAGTGCAGCGATGAAAAGCCGTGCCCGCAAGGCTCGCGCTGCGAAAATGGCCACTGCGTCAAGCCGCCCCAAGGCGGGCCCGGCTGCAGCGACTTCCCGGCACCGAAGTTCGACTTCGAGCAGTCGACCCTGCGCGACATGAGCAAGCAGACGCTCACGCGCTTGGTGGGCTGCCTGACGACCGGGCCCCTGAAGGGCTCCCGCGTCCTGCTGACGGGGCACTGCGACAACCGCGGCGAGTACGAGTTCAACATGAGCCTTGGCGCCGAGCGCGCGGAGGTCATCAAGAACTTCCTCGCGGCGGCGGGCGTCGGCTCCGACCGCGTTGCCACGTCGTCGCGCGGCAAGCTGGATGCGGTGGGTACGGACGAGGCAGGCTGGGAGAATGATCGCCGCGTCGACATCGAGATTCGCTAG
- a CDS encoding TRAP transporter small permease translates to MDEKKDVPQAEVERVERVENGVGPDLAPAPASHPVEPPALPKQPWGAPLVRVDKVWTRFEARLCAWVLVAEILALCIWIFLKGMAAGYSGGGDKSGLALRMIVGAVVLGLVAHKVLKPKEPRGGGSGPKEEPYRAAAGGVGDVTLQADAGALRRYSVGTTAAVLAGLPLAWAWANFGAEYCSNLLNWMQSASTLTLIGGLRGVATRLTLWLALLGASLATAQGKHINVDVVMRFLTPKMRVPVAVLGWLAAALMCFAGVWGFFDNIAIVDFHAPVTEACPQDPARTCEVSAGRRIAHVEHELGTDVFLLGRQIALDFKSLPKVLAGKNYNDYLGASEWNEWLAGSSWKEHYPPEAVDTMRMTEGTRAPLISIPGAAESAQDLLVKDINFIFPFGLLMIGLRFILRVLLAMSGHVRVDPDAAHGEEEVEETQLEKHGLPVEKGASS, encoded by the coding sequence ATGGACGAGAAGAAGGATGTCCCGCAGGCCGAGGTCGAGCGAGTGGAGCGCGTCGAGAACGGAGTGGGGCCCGATTTGGCGCCCGCGCCGGCCTCGCACCCCGTGGAGCCGCCGGCTCTTCCAAAGCAGCCTTGGGGCGCGCCGTTGGTGCGGGTCGACAAGGTGTGGACCCGCTTCGAGGCGCGCCTCTGTGCGTGGGTGCTCGTGGCGGAGATCCTTGCACTCTGCATCTGGATCTTCCTAAAGGGAATGGCGGCGGGGTATTCCGGTGGCGGGGATAAGTCGGGCCTCGCGCTGCGGATGATCGTCGGCGCCGTGGTCTTGGGGTTGGTGGCGCACAAGGTACTCAAGCCGAAGGAGCCGCGTGGCGGCGGCTCTGGGCCGAAGGAGGAGCCGTACCGTGCGGCCGCTGGAGGGGTCGGCGACGTTACGCTGCAAGCCGATGCAGGAGCCCTTCGCCGGTATTCGGTGGGGACGACGGCGGCGGTCCTCGCGGGGTTGCCCCTGGCCTGGGCATGGGCCAATTTCGGCGCGGAGTATTGCTCCAATTTGCTCAATTGGATGCAGTCGGCGTCGACATTGACGCTCATCGGCGGGCTTCGCGGTGTGGCCACGCGGCTGACGTTGTGGCTCGCGCTGCTCGGGGCATCGCTCGCCACGGCGCAGGGAAAGCACATCAACGTGGACGTGGTGATGCGCTTTCTCACGCCGAAGATGCGCGTGCCGGTGGCCGTGCTGGGATGGCTGGCGGCGGCGCTCATGTGCTTTGCCGGCGTGTGGGGGTTCTTCGACAACATTGCCATCGTCGATTTCCACGCGCCGGTGACGGAGGCCTGTCCCCAGGACCCCGCGCGGACGTGCGAGGTATCTGCGGGAAGGCGCATCGCGCACGTCGAGCACGAGCTGGGGACCGATGTGTTCCTTTTGGGGAGGCAGATCGCGCTCGACTTCAAGAGCCTGCCCAAGGTGCTCGCGGGCAAGAATTACAACGACTACCTCGGCGCGAGCGAGTGGAACGAATGGCTCGCCGGTTCGTCCTGGAAGGAGCACTACCCACCCGAGGCCGTGGACACGATGCGCATGACGGAGGGGACGCGCGCGCCGCTCATCAGCATTCCGGGGGCGGCGGAGAGCGCGCAGGACCTTCTGGTGAAGGACATCAACTTCATCTTTCCCTTCGGGCTGTTGATGATTGGTTTGCGCTTCATCCTGCGTGTGCTCCTGGCGATGAGTGGCCACGTGCGGGTCGATCCCGATGCGGCGCACGGCGAAGAAGAGGTGGAGGAAACGCAGCTCGAAAAACATGGGCTGCCGGTCGAGAAAGGGGCGTCGTCGTGA